A window of Pseudophryne corroboree isolate aPseCor3 chromosome 12, aPseCor3.hap2, whole genome shotgun sequence contains these coding sequences:
- the LOC134981010 gene encoding uncharacterized protein DDB_G0271670-like produces SSSSSGGSSSSSSSSSSSSSSSSSGGSSSSSSSSSSSSSSSSSSSGGSSSSSSSSSSSSSSSSSGGSSSSSSSSSSSSSSSSSSSSGGSSSSSSSSSSSSRSSSSSSSSSSSGGSSSSSSSSSSSSSSGGSSSSSSSSSSSSSSSSSSSSSSSSGGSSSSSSSSSSSSSSSSSSSSSSSSSSSSSGSSSSGSSSSSSSSSSSSSSSSSSSSSSSSSSGGSSSSSSSSSSSSSSSSSSSSSSSSSSSSSSSSSSSSSSSSSSSSSSSSSSSSSSSSGGSSSSSSSSSSSSSSSSGGSSSSSSSSSSSSSSGGGSSSSSSSSSSSSSSSSSSSSGGGSSSSSSSSSSSSSSSSGGSSSSSS; encoded by the exons agcagcagtagtagtggtggtagtagtagtagtagtagtagtagtagtagtagtagtagtagtagtagtagtggtggtagtagtagtagtagtagtagtagtagtagtagtagtagtagtagcagcagtagtagtggtggtagtagtagtagtagtagtagtagtagtagtagtagtagtagtagtagtagtggtggtagtagtagtagtagtagtagtagtagtagtagtagtagtagtagcagcagcagtagtagtggtggtagtagtagtagtagtagtagtagtagtagtagtagtagaagtagtagtagtagtagtagcagcagtagtagtggtggtagtagtagtagtagtagtagtagtagtagtagtagtagtagtggtggtagtagtagtagtagtagtagtagtagtagtagtagtagtagtagtagtagtagtagtagcagcagtagtagtggtggtagtagtagtagtagtagtagtagtagtagtagtagtagtag cagcagtagtagtagtagtagtagtagtagtagtagtagtagtagtggtagtagtagtagtggtagtagtagtagtagtagtagtagtagtagtagtagcagtagtagtagtagtagtagtagtagtagtagtagtagtagtggtggtagtagtagtagtagtagtagtagtagtagtagtagtagtagtagtagtagcagcagtagtagtagtagtagtagtagtagtagtagtagtagtagtagcagcagcagtagtagtagtagtagtagtagtagtagtagtagtagtagtagtagtagcagcagtagtagtggtggtagtagtagtagtagtagtagtagtagtagtagtagcagcagtagtagtggtggtagtagtagtagtagtagtagtagtagtagtagtagtagtagtggtggtggtagtagtagtagtagtagtagtagtagtagtagtagtagtagtagcagcagcagtagtagtggtggtggtagtagtagtagtagtagtagtagtagtagtagtagtagtagtagtagtggtggtagtagtagtagtagtagt
- the LOC134980279 gene encoding uncharacterized protein DDB_G0271670-like encodes SSSSSSSSSSSSSGSSSGSSSSSSSSSSSSNSSSSSSSSSSSSSSSSSSSSSSSSSSSSSSNSSGSSSSSSSSSSSSSSSSSGSSSGSSSSSSSSSSSSSSSSSSNSSGSSSSSSSSSSSSSSSSSSGSSSGSSSSSSSSSSSNSSSRSSSSSSSSSSSSSSSSSSSSSSSSGGSSNSSSSSSSSNSSSSSSSKISSGSTSSSSRSSSSSSSSSSSNSSSSSSSNSSSSSSSSNSSSSSSSNS; translated from the coding sequence agtagtagtagtagtagtagtagtagtagtagtagtagtggtagtagtagtggtagtagtagcagtagtagtagtagcagtagtagtagtaatagcagcagcagcagtagtagcagtagcagtagcagtagtagtagtagcagtagcagtagtagtagtagtagtagtagtagtagtagtagtaatagtagtggtagtagtagtagtagtagtagtagtagtagtagtagtagtagtagtagtagtggtagtagtagtggtagtagtagcagtagtagtagtagtagtagtagtagtagtagtagtagtagtagtaatagtagtggtagtagtagtagtagtagtagtagtagtagtagtagtagtagtagtagtagtagtggtagtagtagtggtagtagtagcagtagtagtagtagtagtagtagtaatagcagcagcaggagtagtagcagtagtagtagtagtagtagtagtagtagtagtagtagtagtagtagcagcagcagtagtagtggtggtagtagtaatagcagcagcagcagtagtagtagtaatagcagcagtagtagcagcagtaaaatCAGCAGCGGgagtactagcagcagcagcagaagcagtagtagtagtagtagtagtagtagtagtaacagcagcagcagtagtagtagtaacagcagcagcagtagtagtagtagtaatagcagcagcagtagtagtagtaatagc